Genomic segment of Parabacteroides pacaensis:
CGATTTACTTTTTTATGGCTTATTTTTCCGTATCCGTTCTGACGGTTTTATACGGAAACCAGTATATGGAATATCATTTGATTTTATCGCTTCTGTGTGTGAATTTTTCTCTGCAAAGTATGGGGAATCCTGTCGGAGCTCTGCAAATTGCTTTAGGTAGAACTGATTTGGGATTTTTTTGGACGATTTATCGCATCATTTCTTATGGGATATTTATTTACATCGGAGCACACTTCAGTATTTATATCTGTATTTTTTCCATTTTATTGATCAATGTATTGAATATCCTTCCTGGTATCCGATTTTTGATGTACAAATTGATTCGTCTTTCTTTGAAAGAATATATAGAAGTTCAGATACGTCCCGTATTGATTTGTATTTTACTTTTACCTCTTGTGTCAATACAATATTCACTCGGAGAAGCTTGGTTAGTAATTGCGGTGGCATTGCCTTTATATTCGGTTTTATATCTGATTTTCAGTTATGTTTGGAATCGTCGGTTACTCTTGCAGTTGTTGGATCCTATCGGTAAATATGTCAAATGTTTTCAACCGGACAAATTGTCTGCTTGATGTTATTTTTCGGAAATATTGAAATAAATTTTTACATAGATAAATATCTTGTTTTGTAAGTATTCGAAATATGAAAGAAATTAAAATTGCAGTTATCGGTTTGGGATACGTGGGGCTTCCCTTGGCACGGTTGTTTTCTACTAAATATAAAACGATCGGTTTCGATTTGAATAAAGACCGGGTAGCAGCTTTACAAAAGGGGCATGATTCTACTTTGGAGGTTCCGGATGATATACTCCGGCAGGCTATTCGGAACGGGTTGTCTTTTACGGCTGATCCGGATAGTATCCGGGAATGTAATTTTTATGTAGTAGCGGTACCTACTCCTGTGGATGTAAACAATCGACCCGATTTGACTCCATTGATCGGTGCAAGTACGACTGTTGGTCAGGTAATTAGTAAAGGAGATGTGGTTGTCTATGAATCGACTGTTTATCCAGGAGTTACAGAGGAAGAATGTCTCCCGGTCGTCGAATGGGTTTCGGGTTTGAAATTTAATACTGATTTTTATGCGGGATATTCCCCCGAACGTATCAATCCAGGGGACAAGGAGCATACTGTAGAAAAGATTAAAAAAGTTACTTCTGGTTCTACTCCTGAGATAGCGGATCTGGTTGACAGGGTATACAATTCCGTTTTAGTGAATGGTACACATAAGGCACCTTCTATAAAAGTAGCGGAAGCTTCTAAAATTATAGAAAATTCACAACGGGATGTCAATATTGCATTTATGAATGAATTGGCTAAGATATTCAATGCTATGGGTATAGATACGAACGATGTAATCGAGGCCGCTTCTTCGAAATGGAATTTTATTAAGTTGAAACCCGGTTTAGTCGGAGGACATTGTATTAGTGTAGACCCTTATTATTTAATTCAGAAAGCACAGGTATACGGTGTCTTGCCGCGAGTTATGGCAGCCGCTCGCCGTTTGAATGACGGGATGGGAGACTATGTCGCCCATCAAGTAATTAAGTTGATGAACAAGAAAGGTATTTTGGTTAGAAATGCCCGCTTTCTTTTGATGGGTATTACCTTCAAAGAAAACTGTCCTGACATAAGGAACACGAAAGTCATCGATATTTATTCCACACTAGCGGAATATTCGGACCGGATTACTGTTTTTGATCCTTGGGCAAATGCCGGACAAGTGAAAAAAGAGTATGGGATCGAAATACTGACGGAAGAAAAAGAACTGCAGGGAAGTTACGATTCGGTTGTATTGTGTGTGTCCCACCGGGAATTTTTAAAAATGGATATTCGAAAATTGCTGGCAGAAAATGACGGAATTGTTTACGATGTAAAAGGAATATTACCAGCTTCCGTTATCGACGGAAGATTGTGATTCGAGAGGGAAGTATAAACATAAACAGGTGTGGATAAGAAAATACGGTATAAGTGAACACGAAACCTGATAAAAATGTTTGATTCACCGCTTTTAGTATTTGTAATATATCTGAGTCTGCCATTAATATTCTTGTTGAATGCCCGAAAGACAACTAAAAAGAAATTTTTTTATTGGTTGAGTTGTGCGTTTTTAGTCTGGCTGGCTGCTTCCAGAACGATAGAAATAGGTTCGGACACGGTTTCTTACCATGAATCTTATGATTACAAAACTTATCTTCTGACAAGCCAGTTTGAGTTGAGTTGGATTGTGATCTGCACCTTTGGAAACTGGATGCAATGGAGTTTTCATAATTTATTGGCACTTATGTCCTTATTGACATTGGTTCCTCTTTATATGGTGATTTTCAAGGTGAGTAAACGACCGTATATATCCCTTTTTTTATATATAACTACCGGATTTTATTTTTTGTCTTTCAATATTATGAGACAAACTATAGCGATCAGCTTTTTTGCTTTGGCGGTGGTCTATTTTTGGGAAAAGAGCTATATGAAAACGACATTTTCTGCATTGATAGCTGTTGCCTTTCATTATACCTGTTTACTGATGTTCCCTATTTTGTTTTTTATTTCCCATCTGAATCGTTTTTCTCATCGCTTTAAAGTCAATCTTTTGTTTCTAACTCTTGGAACGGGGTTTCTTTTTTCCAATGTCGTCAATTGGTTGATGAGTTTTTTGCCTTTTGAAAAGTATGCGGTTTATTCGGATTATGCCGTAGATAAAAATGCGAATATCCTAGCCTTATTTTTGGTGAATGTATTGGTGAATATGCAATGTTATTTGTGTATCCGGGAAAGGAAATGGACGGTTCTGACGAACATATATTATGCATCTGTCGTTTTAGTCAATATTTTCGGATATAATATCGGAATCAACCGGTTTATTTATTATTTATCTGTTTTTTCTATCCTTGCTATTCCTGAAATTATTGCCGGACAAAAATATAGGTATTCAAATTTAGCCGTTTACGTGGTTTTTTATAATTTATTTTTTTACATATTTTCCATTTTGAGAAATACGAGCGGAGTATTTCCTTATTAAAGTCGAAATATGAAAGTAGTTCATGTATGTTTGGGAATTGAACATTTTATAGATACATGGGGTTACCAGCAGAATCTGCTCCCTGCTTATCATGCCCGCTTAGGGCTGGAAACCGTGGTGGTGGCGGCACAGAATGCGGTTCCTTCTTTTGTGGACCGGGTAACCCGGGAAAAAATCAGGGAGAAAGGGAATGATTATTATATAGATCGGGTAAGAATACGCCGGATTCCCTGTTATTTCCCCAGACATTTCCATATTCAGGTAGCTAAAGCGTTGTACTGGGTTTTAGAAGAGGAAAAACCGGAAATTATTTTTTTTCATGGAGTATTCAGTTTTTCTATATTTTCTTGTGTACGTTATAAAAGAAAATTTGCGGGGGTACGTTTGGTTATAGACAACCATGGAGACGATCTGAATATCAATCCGAATAAGATATATCGTTTTTTATTTTTACGTCTGCTATGGAGAGGAATGCATTTTCTTATACGCAAAGATGTAGACCGATATTACGGAGTAACGAACGCACGTTGCCGTTTATTGGAAGAGTGTCTGAAAATCGATAAAGAAAAGATAAAATTGTTACCGATCGGGGCAGATACAGGGCAGGCGGAAGAGGTTGTCGCTACGCGGGAGGAACTGCGGAAAAAATACGGTTTCTCTCGGCACGATTTTATGATTGTACATGGAGGAAAACTGGATTCTCGTAAAGGTACGGCTAATCTGGTCCGAGCTTACTTAACACTGAAGGACACCTATCCACAGGTAAAGTTGGTTTTATTTGGGAAATTTATGGATGAACAGGTGAAGCGTATAGCACAGGAGACGGAAGGTGTGGTTTGTTATTCTTGGTTATCCCGCTGTGAAACGTTCGAATTATTCAAATTGGCTGATGTTTCCGTATGGCCGATTCACCATACCACTTTGATCGAGGATGCTTTTGCTGCCGGTTTACCGGTGCTGTTCAGGAAAACCCCGACAACCGAACATTTGATCAATGAAGATACTGTATATCTAAATTCCGGTTTGGTAGAAGAGTTGGTGAACTGTCTGGAAAAATTGATTTCGGGAAAAGAACGGGATAGATTTTTAGCAGCAGTGGAAAAAACATTGACAAAGATCAATTATTATACGGTAGCTAGGACCGTTATCCAAGATTGTTTCGGAAATTGTCTGGTCGGTAGTAGTAAAATTTTGGACCGTGTCTAAAAAAATTATCCGTATTTCTACGGTTCCCCAATCTTTGAATTATATGCTGGAGGGCCAGCTTCGTATGTTGGCCGGACATTATGAAATCGTAGGAATCTCTTCCCCCGGGGATTTGTTGAATGAAGTACATATGCGAGAAGGAATTCGGGTAATCGGAATTCCGATGAAGCGGCATATTTCGCCTTGGAAAGATTTCGTGTCTTTATTGCGTTTGATACGAATCTTTATGAAAGAAAAACCGGACATGGTCCATTCGGTTACTCCCAAAGCCGGTTTACTTGCTATGCTTGCAGCGTGGATAACCCAGGTACCGGTTAGAATGCATACTTTTACCGGCTTGGTATTTCCGACAGCTGAAGGAAAAATGAAAAAAATACTAATGCTGGCTGACCGGTTGATTTGTTATTGTGCTACACATATAAATCCCGAAGGGGAAGGTGTGAAAAGAGACCTGAAGGATTACCGAATTACTGCCAAACCGATGTTCGTTGTTGCCAATGGAAATATAAACGGTATCGATATGCAGTATTTTTCACGTACAGCCGAGATAGAAGCTGCTGCTGCATCTTACCGTGAAGAAGGGTGTTTTACTTTTTGTTTTGTAGGGAGGATGGTGAAGGACAAGGGGATAAATGAGCTGGTGCGCGTTTTTCGGAAATTGTATAAAGAACGTTCGCGGATGCGTTTGTTGTTGGTGGGACCTTTTGAAAAAGAACTGGATCCGTTGTTTCCCGAAACGGAACAGGCCATATTCCATCATCCCGGTATCCGGTTTATGGGCTGGCAAAACGACGTACGGCCTTTCTTTGCAGCTTCTGACGTTTTTGTTTTTCCCTCATACAGGGAAGGGTTCCCGAATGTCGTGATGCAAGCCGGAGCAATGGGACTACCTTCTATCGTTACGAATATCAACGGATGCAATGAAATAATTATCCCTTATCGGAATGGTATTCTTATTCCTTCAAAAGATGAAAACGCTCTTTATGAGGCGATGCGGTATGTCATGGAAAATCCCCGGCAAATCTCCC
This window contains:
- a CDS encoding nucleotide sugar dehydrogenase, which produces MKEIKIAVIGLGYVGLPLARLFSTKYKTIGFDLNKDRVAALQKGHDSTLEVPDDILRQAIRNGLSFTADPDSIRECNFYVVAVPTPVDVNNRPDLTPLIGASTTVGQVISKGDVVVYESTVYPGVTEEECLPVVEWVSGLKFNTDFYAGYSPERINPGDKEHTVEKIKKVTSGSTPEIADLVDRVYNSVLVNGTHKAPSIKVAEASKIIENSQRDVNIAFMNELAKIFNAMGIDTNDVIEAASSKWNFIKLKPGLVGGHCISVDPYYLIQKAQVYGVLPRVMAAARRLNDGMGDYVAHQVIKLMNKKGILVRNARFLLMGITFKENCPDIRNTKVIDIYSTLAEYSDRITVFDPWANAGQVKKEYGIEILTEEKELQGSYDSVVLCVSHREFLKMDIRKLLAENDGIVYDVKGILPASVIDGRL
- a CDS encoding EpsG family protein; its protein translation is MFDSPLLVFVIYLSLPLIFLLNARKTTKKKFFYWLSCAFLVWLAASRTIEIGSDTVSYHESYDYKTYLLTSQFELSWIVICTFGNWMQWSFHNLLALMSLLTLVPLYMVIFKVSKRPYISLFLYITTGFYFLSFNIMRQTIAISFFALAVVYFWEKSYMKTTFSALIAVAFHYTCLLMFPILFFISHLNRFSHRFKVNLLFLTLGTGFLFSNVVNWLMSFLPFEKYAVYSDYAVDKNANILALFLVNVLVNMQCYLCIRERKWTVLTNIYYASVVLVNIFGYNIGINRFIYYLSVFSILAIPEIIAGQKYRYSNLAVYVVFYNLFFYIFSILRNTSGVFPY
- a CDS encoding glycosyltransferase family 4 protein; this encodes MKVVHVCLGIEHFIDTWGYQQNLLPAYHARLGLETVVVAAQNAVPSFVDRVTREKIREKGNDYYIDRVRIRRIPCYFPRHFHIQVAKALYWVLEEEKPEIIFFHGVFSFSIFSCVRYKRKFAGVRLVIDNHGDDLNINPNKIYRFLFLRLLWRGMHFLIRKDVDRYYGVTNARCRLLEECLKIDKEKIKLLPIGADTGQAEEVVATREELRKKYGFSRHDFMIVHGGKLDSRKGTANLVRAYLTLKDTYPQVKLVLFGKFMDEQVKRIAQETEGVVCYSWLSRCETFELFKLADVSVWPIHHTTLIEDAFAAGLPVLFRKTPTTEHLINEDTVYLNSGLVEELVNCLEKLISGKERDRFLAAVEKTLTKINYYTVARTVIQDCFGNCLVGSSKILDRV
- a CDS encoding glycosyltransferase family 4 protein, which produces MSKKIIRISTVPQSLNYMLEGQLRMLAGHYEIVGISSPGDLLNEVHMREGIRVIGIPMKRHISPWKDFVSLLRLIRIFMKEKPDMVHSVTPKAGLLAMLAAWITQVPVRMHTFTGLVFPTAEGKMKKILMLADRLICYCATHINPEGEGVKRDLKDYRITAKPMFVVANGNINGIDMQYFSRTAEIEAAAASYREEGCFTFCFVGRMVKDKGINELVRVFRKLYKERSRMRLLLVGPFEKELDPLFPETEQAIFHHPGIRFMGWQNDVRPFFAASDVFVFPSYREGFPNVVMQAGAMGLPSIVTNINGCNEIIIPYRNGILIPSKDENALYEAMRYVMENPRQISRMVVNARLMIGERYERRLVWKALLDTYRRILQNN